One genomic segment of Arthrobacter sp. zg-Y1110 includes these proteins:
- a CDS encoding phosphate/phosphite/phosphonate ABC transporter substrate-binding protein — MNQNTKAFAALAVASLLLSACGASPNARPAGNNNSDGASSDAPQSLVFAVVPTDDSKELEDSFKPIVAAIEKETGLPTSIEAVSSNAGVIEAQAAERVDVATYGAFSYYLAQNVADVTPVAMDQRTPAAGSGAVQSLGVVAAGSDIKTLEDVQGKDVCFTDPASSTGYLAAAAGLISIGLDPKSDINPIFAGSHDVAVTQMLAGDCDVAFVAGTFITDILPARGVIKDGDVETLWTSPDIPGTPMVIGNWLPEDLRTKISNAVLKYNAVTAAEAGLCPDDQREAQPSWGEEYAGKMACEWGGTGAFAFEPATDEDFATIREICETTQAEVCRNE, encoded by the coding sequence ATGAACCAAAACACCAAGGCCTTTGCCGCCCTAGCCGTCGCCAGTCTCCTGCTCAGTGCCTGCGGAGCCAGCCCCAACGCCAGACCCGCCGGCAACAACAACTCAGACGGTGCTTCCAGCGATGCACCGCAGTCGCTCGTTTTCGCGGTTGTACCCACCGATGACAGCAAAGAGCTCGAGGACAGCTTCAAACCAATCGTTGCGGCAATCGAAAAGGAAACCGGGCTCCCCACCAGCATCGAGGCCGTGAGCAGCAATGCCGGGGTCATCGAAGCGCAGGCTGCGGAGCGCGTAGACGTGGCCACCTATGGAGCATTCTCCTACTACCTTGCCCAGAATGTCGCGGACGTCACGCCGGTTGCCATGGACCAGCGGACTCCGGCAGCCGGATCCGGTGCAGTCCAATCCCTGGGCGTCGTCGCTGCCGGTTCGGACATCAAAACGCTTGAGGATGTCCAGGGGAAGGACGTCTGTTTCACCGATCCTGCGTCCAGCACCGGCTATCTGGCTGCAGCAGCAGGATTGATAAGCATCGGCTTGGATCCCAAGAGCGACATTAATCCGATTTTCGCAGGTTCCCATGACGTTGCAGTGACGCAGATGCTTGCCGGTGACTGCGATGTCGCTTTTGTTGCCGGCACTTTCATCACGGACATTCTTCCGGCTCGAGGAGTAATTAAGGACGGAGACGTCGAGACCCTGTGGACCTCCCCGGATATTCCAGGAACTCCCATGGTTATCGGCAACTGGCTGCCGGAAGATCTGCGCACCAAAATCAGCAATGCGGTGCTCAAATACAATGCCGTAACCGCCGCTGAAGCGGGTCTTTGCCCCGACGACCAACGCGAGGCGCAGCCGTCGTGGGGCGAGGAGTATGCCGGCAAGATGGCCTGTGAATGGGGCGGTACCGGGGCCTTCGCCTTTGAACCTGCCACCGATGAGGACTTCGCGACCATCCGTGAAATCTGCGAAACCACCCAGGCAGAAGTCTGCCGGAACGAATAG
- the phnC gene encoding phosphonate ABC transporter ATP-binding protein, whose product MAPQSPNDTNTAPSLLLTDLSMSFGAKTVLREVNLDVHPGQFVALVGPSGAGKSTLLRLINGSHSPTGGSVTVLGVNPATCGRKNLRKLRTRVGFVFQQFGLVGRLSAMENVLMGALGSLKMPRYGISTYPRPLREKAVANLERVGLADQRFQRCDTLSGGQQQRVAIARTLMQDARIVLADEPVASLDPSASLSVLNTLKKVSAEDGFTVICSLHQVDLALQVSDRVVAVRDGSLILDTPTPATSEAAVRAIYEKAKGRTA is encoded by the coding sequence GTGGCCCCCCAGTCCCCGAACGACACCAACACCGCCCCCAGTCTGCTCCTCACGGATCTAAGCATGAGCTTCGGGGCCAAGACCGTCCTCCGAGAGGTAAACCTGGATGTGCATCCGGGGCAGTTTGTCGCCCTCGTCGGACCCTCCGGCGCCGGCAAGTCCACGCTTCTCCGGCTGATCAACGGCAGCCATAGCCCCACCGGGGGCAGTGTGACCGTCTTAGGCGTAAACCCGGCCACGTGCGGCCGAAAGAACCTGCGGAAGCTGCGGACGCGCGTCGGCTTTGTTTTTCAGCAATTCGGCTTGGTGGGCCGCCTCAGCGCAATGGAAAACGTGCTGATGGGGGCTTTGGGATCGCTCAAGATGCCCCGCTACGGGATTTCAACCTATCCCCGGCCGCTGCGGGAGAAAGCAGTAGCGAACCTGGAACGGGTTGGCTTGGCCGATCAGAGGTTCCAACGCTGTGACACGCTTTCGGGCGGGCAGCAGCAGCGGGTAGCCATAGCGCGGACACTGATGCAGGATGCCCGCATTGTCCTCGCCGACGAGCCGGTGGCGTCGCTGGACCCCAGTGCCAGCCTCTCGGTCCTGAACACCCTGAAGAAGGTCAGTGCAGAGGACGGATTTACGGTTATTTGTTCCCTGCATCAGGTTGACCTCGCCCTGCAGGTATCAGACCGGGTGGTGGCGGTCCGTGACGGCTCCCTCATCCTCGACACCCCCACCCCGGCTACCTCGGAGGCTGCTGTCCGCGCCATTTACGAGAAGGCGAAAGGCCGCACTGCATGA
- the phnE gene encoding phosphonate ABC transporter, permease protein PhnE produces the protein MSASTDSIDEAGRAVAGAERQFDPGSNGTPKPTPGGRPRVSAATLGIPLAYLAVTVFGIWWIDIRPAAVAAGLGDIGRLLQRMVPPTTGPVPALLTLLLETLWIALAGTGLAAIASVFLAAAASRHFTGPRAVRWFAQGIIIVTRAVPSLIFAILFVRIFGLGPLAGALAIAFHSVGMIGKMMSDVFEEQTPAPHEAIAAVGANRMQNFVSTTLTRALPAAASLVIYRLDINVRASAVLGLVGAGGIGVALQTAIGSLNYRRAAGIILAIVVLLLILELIAYLVQRAVAEHADEHTESRLFAAGKTAATPGWNRSRLLRTGAGAAAACLFLFSLGQLSVNPARLGQAWGNATALLAGFVPPVFTQDILLGIFESVIMAFTATFFGVLIGLVIAVLSTRHLVRFAPLAFALRGLVVFVRGIPDIIYALIFVAALGLGPFAGFLALTISCTALASKFFTDSLHNVDPAPLRALEATGANRVQVFVSGVWPQFVPSFIGNSLFTSDLALRESAVLGIVGAGGVGFLLDESVATLHYQQTAGILIGLIVVVIALESVARWARRKVI, from the coding sequence ATGAGTGCCTCCACGGACAGTATCGACGAAGCCGGCCGGGCAGTGGCGGGGGCGGAACGGCAGTTCGACCCCGGGAGCAACGGCACACCGAAGCCAACCCCCGGCGGGCGACCGCGCGTATCCGCAGCGACGCTCGGCATTCCGCTGGCTTACCTCGCTGTGACGGTCTTCGGCATCTGGTGGATCGACATCCGCCCTGCCGCGGTGGCCGCTGGACTCGGGGACATCGGCCGGCTGCTTCAAAGGATGGTTCCTCCCACCACGGGTCCCGTACCGGCTCTCCTGACCCTGCTGCTTGAAACACTTTGGATCGCCCTGGCTGGAACGGGGCTGGCGGCAATCGCGTCGGTTTTCCTGGCAGCGGCGGCATCACGGCACTTCACTGGCCCTCGGGCAGTCCGGTGGTTTGCCCAAGGCATCATTATCGTCACCAGAGCCGTCCCGTCACTGATCTTTGCCATCCTCTTCGTCCGTATTTTCGGTCTGGGACCGCTCGCCGGCGCACTGGCCATCGCGTTCCATTCCGTCGGCATGATCGGAAAGATGATGTCCGACGTCTTTGAAGAACAAACTCCGGCTCCGCATGAAGCAATTGCCGCCGTCGGCGCGAACCGCATGCAGAACTTTGTTTCCACCACGCTGACACGAGCCCTGCCGGCCGCTGCATCGCTAGTGATTTACCGCCTGGACATCAATGTCCGTGCCTCTGCCGTACTCGGGCTGGTCGGGGCCGGCGGTATCGGTGTTGCGCTGCAGACTGCCATCGGGTCCCTGAATTACCGCAGGGCAGCGGGCATCATCCTGGCCATCGTCGTCCTCCTCCTGATCCTTGAACTGATTGCCTACCTCGTTCAGCGTGCGGTGGCCGAGCACGCAGATGAACACACCGAGTCCCGGCTCTTTGCAGCCGGCAAAACAGCGGCCACGCCGGGATGGAACCGGTCAAGGCTGCTGCGCACCGGCGCCGGCGCGGCGGCCGCCTGCCTTTTCCTCTTCTCGCTGGGTCAGCTTTCCGTGAATCCTGCCCGGTTGGGACAGGCCTGGGGCAACGCCACTGCCCTACTCGCCGGTTTTGTCCCTCCCGTATTCACCCAGGACATCCTGCTTGGGATCTTCGAAAGCGTCATCATGGCGTTCACTGCCACGTTTTTCGGAGTGCTGATCGGCCTCGTTATCGCCGTACTGTCCACCCGGCATTTGGTGCGCTTCGCCCCGCTGGCATTTGCATTGCGCGGCCTGGTGGTTTTCGTCCGGGGCATCCCCGACATTATCTACGCCCTGATTTTCGTTGCCGCTTTGGGACTTGGACCGTTCGCCGGTTTCCTGGCTCTGACGATCTCCTGCACGGCTTTGGCGTCCAAGTTCTTCACGGATTCCCTGCATAACGTTGACCCTGCACCGCTAAGGGCCCTTGAGGCGACGGGAGCGAACCGGGTTCAGGTGTTCGTCAGCGGGGTCTGGCCGCAGTTTGTTCCCAGTTTCATTGGAAACAGCCTCTTTACTTCGGACCTGGCCCTGCGCGAGTCAGCCGTGCTGGGAATCGTTGGTGCCGGTGGCGTGGGTTTCCTGCTGGACGAATCCGTGGCGACCCTGCACTACCAGCAGACAGCCGGCATCCTTATCGGCCTCATTGTTGTGGTCATCGCTCTTGAATCGGTGGCCCGCTGGGCCCGCAGAAAGGTTATCTAA
- a CDS encoding cytochrome P450, with amino-acid sequence MDETFGSAHQDYAELRRSNPFPWSDDFGGFWSATTYEDIVRITQDDELFITSVQNVVPHVPRSSRRPPLHFDPPEHTAYREAIDPVLRRSVVREHEEAFRASARELVQSLFLSDDADGVRDFAAPYVMDCFAAFLAVPASLARRIRDIGVRYSFAIQDMDDDVIGQCSTELYTIAEQVYRERVEAGADPERDLVSSLHQAALNPENHISERTAIATIRQMIVAGMGAPQAVLGSCLVHLAQDQVLQQHLREHPEDLAPAIEEFLRLHAPYRVFARTASRDTEVHGRPVREGEPIALIFPSGNRDEGVFASPDDFVLRRPNNSHLAFGRGAHKCPAATMGRLELLIALEVLLEHTEAFELAGDVVMMNWLEYGPRAVPLRLRVTPDTGNADASSGPGE; translated from the coding sequence ATGGACGAGACGTTCGGCAGTGCCCACCAGGATTACGCAGAGCTGCGCCGAAGCAATCCCTTCCCGTGGAGCGATGACTTCGGCGGCTTCTGGTCGGCAACAACCTACGAGGATATTGTCCGCATTACGCAGGACGATGAACTTTTCATCACCTCCGTGCAGAACGTGGTTCCTCATGTCCCCAGATCCTCCCGCAGGCCTCCCCTGCATTTCGATCCGCCGGAACACACCGCTTACCGTGAAGCAATTGACCCCGTCCTGCGCCGTTCAGTGGTCCGGGAGCACGAAGAAGCCTTTCGAGCGAGTGCACGGGAGCTGGTGCAGTCGCTCTTCCTCAGCGACGACGCCGACGGCGTCCGGGATTTTGCAGCCCCCTATGTCATGGACTGCTTCGCCGCTTTCCTGGCCGTGCCGGCCTCCCTCGCCCGGCGTATCCGGGACATCGGAGTCCGATACTCCTTCGCCATCCAGGACATGGATGACGACGTCATCGGGCAATGCAGTACTGAGCTCTACACGATAGCGGAGCAGGTGTACCGGGAGCGGGTGGAAGCCGGCGCCGACCCAGAGCGGGACCTCGTCTCCAGTCTTCACCAGGCTGCCCTGAATCCGGAGAACCATATCAGCGAGCGGACAGCAATAGCCACGATCCGGCAGATGATCGTAGCCGGCATGGGCGCACCACAGGCCGTTCTCGGCAGCTGTCTGGTGCATCTTGCACAGGACCAGGTCCTTCAGCAGCATCTGCGGGAGCACCCGGAAGACCTTGCTCCTGCCATAGAAGAGTTCCTCCGGCTCCACGCCCCCTACCGGGTCTTCGCGAGAACAGCCAGCCGAGACACGGAAGTCCACGGGCGGCCGGTCCGCGAAGGCGAGCCCATTGCCCTCATTTTCCCGTCCGGGAACAGGGATGAAGGGGTCTTTGCGAGTCCGGACGATTTTGTGCTGCGGAGACCGAACAACTCGCATTTGGCCTTTGGGCGCGGTGCGCACAAGTGTCCCGCGGCAACCATGGGACGGCTGGAACTGCTCATCGCATTGGAGGTGCTTCTCGAACACACGGAGGCCTTTGAACTGGCGGGTGATGTCGTGATGATGAACTGGCTGGAGTACGGACCCCGAGCCGTCCCGCTTCGACTGCGGGTCACACCGGACACGGGCAACGCCGACGCTTCCAGCGGGCCGGGCGAATGA
- a CDS encoding PaaX family transcriptional regulator C-terminal domain-containing protein, producing MPTSTSVPVLPRFQNGARSQQLLTVLLGDYWHARKEPIPSAALVELLQVFGITATGGRAAIQRLAQRGFLTGTKAGRQTAYGVSPMSRERINYHVRALFMGHVAQPWDGTWTLVGYSLPEDARGTRRLLRDQLRQLHFGNLYDALWIRPGNQLESVVELQANLGAQLNQGHLTVFTEAKLPEGTGLDAIHAAFGLPELAADYAAFIDRWEPFAQKLEQGPEAVLGLPPGSSERSGDEALRLRTSLMADWRTLRRQDPHLPHELLGAGFPLHRAVAACAALYDSLGPAAEAGVRRILRVHDEQLAERITHHTFAASASLLSED from the coding sequence ATGCCCACGTCCACATCCGTGCCGGTTCTTCCACGCTTCCAGAACGGCGCCCGTTCGCAGCAGCTACTGACGGTCCTGTTGGGAGATTACTGGCACGCACGGAAAGAGCCCATCCCCTCGGCTGCGCTTGTCGAGTTGCTCCAGGTCTTCGGGATTACAGCAACAGGCGGACGAGCGGCGATTCAACGCCTGGCCCAGAGAGGGTTCCTGACCGGAACGAAGGCAGGACGCCAGACGGCATATGGGGTGTCACCCATGAGCCGCGAACGCATCAATTACCACGTCCGTGCCCTCTTCATGGGCCACGTCGCCCAGCCGTGGGACGGCACATGGACGCTGGTGGGATACTCGCTTCCGGAGGACGCCAGGGGTACGCGGCGGCTGCTGCGCGACCAGTTGCGCCAGCTTCACTTTGGAAATCTCTACGACGCACTATGGATCAGGCCCGGCAACCAGCTCGAATCCGTCGTCGAGCTCCAGGCGAACCTGGGAGCACAGCTGAACCAGGGCCACCTGACTGTTTTTACCGAAGCGAAGCTGCCCGAGGGCACGGGGCTGGACGCGATACACGCTGCCTTCGGCCTCCCGGAGCTGGCCGCGGACTACGCCGCTTTCATCGATCGGTGGGAGCCTTTCGCCCAGAAGCTGGAGCAGGGACCGGAAGCAGTGCTGGGGTTGCCGCCGGGTTCATCGGAACGGTCAGGGGACGAGGCCCTCCGGTTGCGGACCTCCCTGATGGCGGATTGGCGCACCCTCCGCAGGCAGGATCCCCACCTGCCTCATGAACTGCTGGGGGCCGGTTTTCCCCTGCACCGGGCCGTTGCTGCCTGCGCCGCCCTCTATGACAGCCTTGGTCCAGCGGCCGAGGCAGGTGTTCGCCGGATACTTCGTGTACACGACGAGCAGTTGGCTGAGCGGATCACGCACCATACGTTCGCTGCATCGGCTTCCCTTCTCTCGGAGGACTGA
- the nrdF gene encoding class 1b ribonucleoside-diphosphate reductase subunit beta has protein sequence MTEKLKLIDGVQAINWNRIQDEKDVEVWNRLVNNFWLPEKVPLSNDVQSWATLTPDEQQLTMRVFTGLTLLDTMQATVGAVSLIPDALTPHEEAVYTNIAFMESVHAKSYSSIFSTLASTKEIDEAFRWSTENPNLQKKAQIITDYYRGDDPLKRKVASTLLESFLFYSGFYLPMYWSSRAKLTNTADLIRLIIRDEAVHGYYIGYKYQRGLETVPVERREELKDYTYELLFELYENEVQYTHDLYDGVGLAEDVKKFLHYNANKALMNLGYEAMFPSTLTDVNPAILSALSPNADENHDFFSGSGSSYVIGKAVNTEDDDWDF, from the coding sequence ATGACCGAGAAGCTGAAGCTGATCGACGGCGTCCAGGCGATCAACTGGAACCGGATCCAGGATGAGAAGGACGTTGAGGTCTGGAACCGTCTGGTCAACAACTTCTGGCTGCCGGAGAAGGTGCCGCTGTCCAACGACGTCCAGTCCTGGGCCACGCTGACTCCGGATGAGCAGCAGCTCACCATGCGTGTGTTCACCGGGCTGACCCTGCTGGACACCATGCAGGCCACCGTCGGTGCCGTCTCGCTGATCCCCGATGCGCTCACCCCGCACGAGGAAGCGGTCTACACGAACATTGCGTTCATGGAGTCCGTGCACGCCAAGAGCTACTCCTCGATCTTCTCCACCCTGGCTTCCACCAAGGAGATTGACGAGGCCTTCCGCTGGTCCACGGAGAACCCGAACCTGCAGAAGAAGGCGCAGATCATCACGGATTACTACCGCGGCGATGATCCCCTGAAGCGCAAGGTGGCTTCCACCCTGCTGGAGTCCTTCCTCTTCTACTCGGGCTTCTACCTGCCGATGTACTGGTCCTCGCGGGCCAAGCTCACAAACACGGCCGACCTGATCCGCCTGATCATCCGTGACGAGGCAGTACACGGCTACTACATCGGCTACAAGTACCAGCGCGGCCTGGAGACGGTTCCCGTGGAGCGCCGCGAGGAACTGAAGGACTACACGTACGAGCTGCTCTTCGAGCTGTACGAAAACGAAGTCCAGTACACGCATGACCTGTACGACGGCGTCGGCCTGGCCGAGGACGTCAAGAAGTTCCTGCACTACAACGCCAACAAGGCGCTGATGAACCTGGGCTACGAGGCCATGTTCCCGTCCACCCTGACGGACGTGAACCCGGCGATCCTCTCGGCCCTGTCCCCGAATGCCGACGAGAACCACGACTTCTTCTCCGGCTCCGGATCTTCCTACGTGATCGGCAAGGCCGTGAACACGGAAGACGACGACTGGGACTTCTAG
- the nrdE gene encoding class 1b ribonucleoside-diphosphate reductase subunit alpha has translation MTDSKELPEAYKDLGYHELNAMLNLYGKNGEIQFDADRAAARQYFLQHVNNNTVFFHDLEEKLEYLVKNDYYEPETLDQYSMTFIKELYTRAYKKKFRFETFLGAFKFYTSYTLKTFDGKRYLERYEDRVCMVALHLARGDEQLATQMVDEIIEGRFQPATPTFLNAGKAQRGELVSCFLLRIEDNMESIGRSINSALQLSKRGGGVAFALTNIREVGAPIKQIENQSSGVIPVMKLLEDSFSYANQLGARQGAGAVYLHAHHPDINRFLDTKRENADEKIRIKTLSLGVVVPDITFDLAKRDEDMYLFSPYDVEKVYGMPFSDISVTEKYYEMVDDSRIKKTKIRAREFFQTLAEIQFESGYPYIMFEDTVNRENPIDGKIIMSNLCSEILQVSQPTTYNDDLSYDETGKDISCNLGSLNIAKTMDSPDFGRTIETAIRALTAVSDMSHIGSVPSIAKGNDMSHAIGLGQMNLHGYLARERVYYGSEEGIDFTNIYFYTVVYHAVRASNLLAIETGRKFAGFERSKYATGEYFDKYTNQEWAPQTQRVRELFDGVHIPTQADWEALKASVMEHGIYNQNLQAVPPTGSISYINNSTSSIHPVASKIEIRKEGKLGRVYYPAPYLTNDNLEYYQDAYEIGYEKIIDTYAAATQHVDQGLSLTLFFKDTATTRDINKAQIYAWRKGIKTIYYIRLRQLALEGTEVEGCVSCML, from the coding sequence ATGACGGACTCCAAGGAGCTCCCGGAGGCTTACAAGGACCTGGGCTACCACGAGCTCAACGCCATGCTGAACCTGTACGGCAAGAACGGAGAGATCCAGTTCGACGCCGACCGCGCTGCTGCGCGCCAGTACTTCCTCCAGCACGTTAACAACAACACGGTCTTCTTCCATGACCTGGAAGAGAAGCTGGAATACCTGGTCAAGAACGACTACTACGAGCCGGAAACGCTCGACCAGTACTCCATGACCTTCATCAAGGAGCTGTACACCCGCGCCTACAAGAAGAAGTTCCGCTTCGAAACCTTCCTCGGCGCGTTCAAGTTCTACACCTCGTACACGCTGAAGACCTTCGACGGCAAGCGTTACCTGGAGCGCTACGAAGACCGTGTCTGCATGGTTGCCCTGCACCTGGCACGCGGCGACGAGCAGCTCGCCACGCAGATGGTGGACGAAATCATCGAGGGCCGCTTCCAGCCGGCCACCCCCACGTTCCTCAACGCCGGCAAGGCCCAGCGCGGCGAGCTCGTCTCCTGCTTCCTGCTGCGTATCGAAGACAACATGGAGTCCATCGGCCGCTCCATCAACTCCGCGCTGCAGCTCTCCAAGCGCGGCGGCGGCGTCGCCTTTGCGCTGACCAACATCCGCGAGGTCGGCGCGCCGATCAAGCAGATCGAGAACCAGTCCTCGGGCGTCATCCCCGTGATGAAGCTCCTTGAGGACAGCTTCTCCTACGCGAACCAGCTCGGTGCCCGCCAGGGTGCCGGTGCCGTATACCTGCACGCCCACCACCCGGACATCAACCGGTTCCTCGACACCAAGCGTGAGAACGCCGACGAGAAGATCCGCATCAAGACCCTCTCCCTCGGCGTCGTCGTCCCGGACATCACCTTCGACCTGGCCAAGCGCGACGAGGACATGTACCTGTTCTCGCCGTACGACGTCGAGAAGGTCTACGGCATGCCGTTCTCCGACATCTCGGTCACCGAGAAGTACTACGAGATGGTGGACGATTCCCGGATCAAGAAAACCAAGATCCGTGCCCGCGAGTTCTTCCAGACCCTCGCCGAGATCCAGTTCGAGTCCGGCTACCCGTACATCATGTTCGAGGACACGGTGAACCGGGAGAACCCGATCGACGGCAAGATCATCATGTCCAACCTGTGCTCGGAAATCCTCCAGGTTTCCCAGCCCACCACGTACAACGATGACCTGTCCTACGACGAGACCGGCAAGGACATCTCCTGCAACCTCGGCTCGCTGAACATTGCCAAGACCATGGACTCGCCGGACTTCGGCCGGACCATCGAGACGGCTATCCGCGCGCTGACCGCCGTTTCGGACATGAGCCACATCGGTTCGGTTCCGTCCATTGCCAAGGGCAATGACATGTCGCACGCCATCGGCCTGGGCCAGATGAACCTGCACGGCTACCTGGCTCGCGAGCGGGTCTATTACGGTTCCGAAGAAGGCATCGACTTCACGAACATCTACTTCTACACGGTGGTCTACCACGCCGTGCGGGCGTCGAACCTGCTGGCCATCGAGACCGGCCGCAAGTTCGCCGGCTTCGAACGCTCCAAGTACGCCACGGGGGAGTACTTCGACAAGTACACCAACCAGGAATGGGCACCGCAGACCCAGCGGGTCCGCGAACTGTTCGACGGCGTGCACATCCCCACCCAGGCTGACTGGGAGGCGTTGAAGGCTTCGGTCATGGAACACGGCATCTACAACCAGAACCTGCAGGCCGTGCCGCCCACCGGCTCGATCTCCTACATCAACAACTCCACCTCCTCCATTCACCCGGTGGCGTCGAAGATCGAGATCCGCAAGGAAGGCAAGCTGGGACGCGTTTACTACCCGGCTCCGTACCTGACGAACGACAACCTGGAGTACTACCAGGATGCGTACGAGATCGGCTACGAGAAGATCATCGACACCTACGCCGCTGCAACCCAGCACGTGGACCAGGGCCTGTCCCTGACGCTGTTCTTCAAGGACACCGCAACCACCCGCGACATCAACAAGGCGCAGATCTACGCCTGGCGCAAGGGCATCAAGACCATCTACTACATCCGCCTGCGCCAGCTCGCGCTGGAAGGCACCGAGGTTGAGGGCTGCGTTTCCTGCATGCTGTAA
- the nrdI gene encoding class Ib ribonucleoside-diphosphate reductase assembly flavoprotein NrdI encodes MADQAGFAPASASAGDGQPETDASLIYFSSASGYTRRFVEKLGIFAAALPLHTSQPTLLATRPYVLLLPTYGGTAAQPGAVARGAVPKQVIKFLNNERNRSLIRGVIGAGNTNFGDSYCLAADIIAVKCQVPVLYRFELMGTSEDVAKVNEGLEKFWTHQSQKPA; translated from the coding sequence ATGGCAGACCAAGCCGGCTTTGCGCCGGCATCGGCATCCGCAGGGGATGGACAACCGGAAACGGACGCCTCCCTGATTTACTTCTCCTCAGCCTCCGGGTATACCCGCCGCTTTGTGGAAAAGCTCGGGATCTTCGCGGCGGCTCTCCCGCTCCACACCTCCCAGCCCACACTGCTGGCTACCCGGCCCTACGTACTGCTGCTTCCCACCTACGGTGGAACGGCAGCACAGCCGGGGGCCGTGGCCCGGGGCGCCGTTCCCAAGCAGGTCATCAAGTTCCTGAACAACGAGCGCAACCGCTCCTTGATCCGGGGTGTGATCGGGGCGGGCAACACAAACTTCGGGGACTCCTATTGCCTCGCGGCGGACATCATCGCCGTGAAGTGCCAGGTCCCCGTGCTGTATCGATTTGAACTCATGGGCACGTCCGAGGACGTTGCCAAGGTTAACGAAGGATTGGAAAAGTTTTGGACACATCAGTCGCAGAAGCCGGCATGA
- the nrdH gene encoding glutaredoxin-like protein NrdH — protein MTVTVYTKPACVQCNATYRALDKKGIVYQSVDMSQDPEALERVRAMGYMQAPVVVTEQDSWSGFRPDKIEELAQAQVSSVA, from the coding sequence AGCCCGCCTGCGTACAGTGCAACGCCACTTACCGTGCCCTCGACAAGAAGGGCATTGTGTACCAGAGCGTGGACATGTCGCAGGACCCCGAGGCCCTCGAGCGCGTCCGTGCCATGGGCTACATGCAGGCACCCGTTGTCGTCACCGAGCAGGACTCCTGGTCCGGCTTCCGGCCCGACAAGATCGAAGAGCTGGCCCAGGCACAGGTTTCCTCCGTAGCCTAG